Proteins from one Peromyscus eremicus chromosome 8a, PerEre_H2_v1, whole genome shotgun sequence genomic window:
- the Ush1g gene encoding pre-mRNA splicing regulator USH1G, whose amino-acid sequence MNDQYHRAARDGYLELLKEATRKELNAPDEDGMTPTLWAAYHGNLESLRLIVSRGGDPDKCDIWGNTPLHLAASNGHLHCLSFLVSFGANIWCLDNDYHTPLDMAAMKGHMECVRYLDSIAAKQSSLNPKLVGKLKDKAFREAERRIRECAKMQRKHHERMERRYRRELAERSDTLSFSSLTSSTLSRRLQHLTLGSQLPYSQATLHGTAKGKAKIQKKLERRKQGGEGTFKVSEDGRKSVRSLSGLQLGSDVMFVRQGTYANPKEWGRAPLRDMFLSDEDSVSRATLAAEPAHSEVSTDSGHDSLFTRPGLGTMVFRRNYLSSGLHGLGREDGGLDGAGTPRGRLQSSPSLDDDSLGSANSLQDRSCGEELPWDELDLGLDEDLEPETSPLETFLASLYLEDFASLLRQEKIDLEALMLCSDLDLRSISVPLGPRKKILGAVRRRRQALERPPALEDTEL is encoded by the exons ATGAATGACCAGTATCACCGGGCCGCCAGGGATGGTTACCTGGAACTCCTCAAGGAGGCCACCCGGAAGGAGCTGAATGCCCCCGACGAAGATGGCATGACCCCCACCCTCTGGGCTGCCTACCATGGCAACCTGGAGTCGCTGCGTCTCATTGTGAGCCGAGG GGGTGATCCGGATAAGTGTGACATCTGGGGAAACACACCCTTGCATCTGGCAGCTTCCAATGGCCACCTGCACTGCCTGTCCTTCCTCGTGTCCTTCGGGGCCAACATCTGGTGCCTGGACAATGACTACCACACGCCACTGGACATGGCCGCTATGAAGGGCCACATGGAGTGCGTGCGCTATCTGGACTCCATCGCAGCCAAGCAGAGCAGCCTCAACCCCAAGCTGGTGGGCAAGCTGAAGGACAAGGCCTTCCGCGAGGCAGAGCGGCGCATCCGCGAGTGCGCCAAGATGCAGCGCAAGCACCACGAGCGCATGGAGCGGCGCTACCGGCGAGAGCTGGCGGAGCGCTCCGACACGCTCAGCTTCTCCAGTCTCACGTCCAGTACCCTGAGCCGCCGGCTGCAGCACCTGACGCTGGGCAGCCAGCTGCCCTACTCGCAGGCCACACTGCACGGCACGGCCAAGGGCAAGGCCAAGATCCAGAAGAAGCTGGAGAGGCGCAAGCAGGGGGGCGAGGGCACCTTCAAGGTCTCCGAGGACGGGCGCAAAAGCGTCCGGTCGCTCTCGGGCCTGCAGCTAGGCAGCGATGTGATGTTTGTGCGCCAGGGCACCTACGCCAACCCCAAAGAGTGGGGCCGTGCTCCACTCAGGGACATGTTCCTCTCGGATGAGGACAGCGTCTCTCGTGCCACACTGGCTGCCGAGCCTGCCCACTCGGAGGTCAGCACCGACTCAGGCCACGACTCCTTGTTTACTCGCCCCGGTCTGGGGACGATGGTGTTTCGTAGGAACTATCTGAGCAGCGGGCTGCACGGGCTGGGCCGTGAGGACGGGGGCTTGGACGGGGCAGGGACTCCGCGGGGTCGGCTGCAGAGTTCCCCCAGCCTGGACGATGACAGCCTGGGCAGTGCCAATAGCTTGCAGGACCGCAGCTGCGGGGAGGAGTTACCCTGGGATGAGCTAGACTTGGGCTTGGATGAGGACTTGGAGCCTGAGACCAGCCCCTTGGAGACCTTCCTGGCTTCCTTGTATTTGGAGGACTTTGCCTCCCTCCTGCGGCAGGAGAAGATTGACCTGGAGGCCCTGATGCTGTGCTCAGACCTCGACCTCCGCAGCATCAGCGTACCCCTGGGGCCTCGGAAGAAGATTCTGGGGGCCGTGAGGAGGCGCAGGCAGGCGCTGGAGCGCCCACCGGCCCTGGAGGACACAGAGCTGTGA